ATAACTTTAAATACATGTCTGCCTATCTTATTCTCCTTTCAGCTTTTCCTTGATCAGTTGCTATATGCTTTGAACTTCTTTCTCTTGTTTACCTTATTCCTATAACAATGCATACTATTTTCAGTATCTTTATCATCATCTATTATTTGGGTATAtcttactgctttaatttctgcATTGTAGACATTAATGATTATTTCCTGGTCCTTCTTGACCTCAAACCAAATGatcatatgtttaaaaaagatttttagtcTGTATTACCTATGTCCACTATCCtgccttttaacttttaaatatgagTGCTTGAAGAATAAATCTTTTTCAGTGGCAGTAGTCATAGCTTGATAAAATTTAGGTTTAGCTTTGTATTGCTATGATGTGGGACTGTAGTCGTTTAAATTACTGAAGACTTAAAAACCAAGAACAAATTCAGCTTCTTAAACAGTTCCCAAGGATTATTAGTATTCCTGTTCATATGcttgatttttctgtttctacTTTTCAATCCATCTTCTTCTCTTTTACAGAAGAATTAACTGGGACTCCTCCTTTAATATATTTGAGGCCGAGTGCCTTTCCCTGTCCCATTTAGAGAACTATGATCTTGTTTCCAttcaaaatttatcatttttcaaTTCAGTCTTCACCACTTGAAGTTGAGTGGTTTGTCACAGAGTGTGTTATGTTTAAGACCAAGATAGGTCCCTTCTTAATCGTTACTGAGGAATTAATCATTTGTGGGGACAGacttctgaaattcaaattaagaAGGCACTAAAGAAAGTGCGCAAAAGTAGCTCCTTTTTATCCTGAGGATAAGTCATTACAAACTCAAATGACCAGAGAATGTAATTTCTTAATAagaatttttctcttaaatctaTATTCAGCTCTCTATTTCAGTGCTTCTCTCCTACCAGAGGTGCAAGGAGTGATCCTAGAACCACAGATACAGCCAAGACCACGGAGAGCTTTTGACGTCAGGGGTCCACTTTCTCCACTGAACCCTTGGAGGCAGAATATCCAGCTTCTGGAGAGAGTGGGAAAGGATAATAAACAAGTGGGTGCTTTCCATTATTTACTTGGGTTTATTTATAGATTGGAGTGTCCTTCCATTGCCCATTTAATTCTACTGGTGAACTCCTTGGGTTCATATTAGAACTAGGTGGGGCTGCaatctgtttgtttttctaagaatGCTAACTAGTGCCCATTCAAAAAAGCaacctaaaatttatttaattttctctccAGGTAATTAAAGCAGTGGGTAATTTGGGCACTTGATTTAGTGAATGACTTTGTAGTCCACAGGACTTTCAAAAAGGGAATATTTGCCATTTTAGCTTTTAATGGTACTAGTTGACATCTAAGTGCTCTTTTATATTCCAGTAATTAAGAAGTTTCTGTATTTCATCTTTGGGCAAACTGGACATCTGAACTCACCTAACTTACATAGTCTGATGTCCAAGGTATTTTTCTACCCTGTTAGTGAGAAAGTTTTGGTCTTTTTCCTACCTCAAACTTTAGGACTTCATATTAATTAGATCTTTTAGAAGATGAAATGATAGTACTGTTATGATTTTACTGTCAAATCTAGGTTTCATTCTTTAATAAGATAAATATGAATGAATATAAGTTTCAGGATATAATATCCCTGAAAGGCtatgttaaatatattcataAGTAGTTTTCTAGTCCCTAGGAATACTGTTATTTGTGACAAAAGCCTTGTCCTAGATTTTTCCCATGGCATTAAAATGGTTTTCTCTTAGTTTCTTTGATGCCAAGGGTAGGATTTGATTCCAGGAAATTCTTATCATCTACAATGGGTAGAATGTGAACTTGGTGCCTTTGGCAAGTTTTTTTTCCTTGGTGGATTCCTTCTGTGACTCCAGGTATCTTGATAATGGGAGACCGGTTTATTTGTTCTCTAATTGCCCAGATTTCTTTCAACTGGTAAACATCATACTTCTTCAGCAAAAGGAACTCTCCTAGCAGAGCCTTCATGGATGATATCTGTCACACATGCAGCACCTGCAGTTTGGAAGGCAGTGGTGAACGGAGCCATGCAATATATCTAGAAGACACAAGGATGAGAGAGCCACCTGATCTTGTCATTTATAAACTTTAAGATTTACTCTGGTGTACTTTTGGTCTGGAAATGGAGAGGcttaattaatgaaataattttttcagaTTGGATTTTACATGGCCATGAAAATACTCCTTTCTATTCAGAAGACTGAAATAGAGGAAGCATGAGAGActcctttcttttaaaagcagCTCTCTGTATCTGTTTCACTTAAAAGATTTGTGGGATTGAAAATCACCTTAAAATCAAGCAGGCAAACGTTTTTTTGTAGTATGAGAGATCCAAAAACCTTAGTGaaactgttgtgttttttttcctgacactgaaagaaactagaaataaactagAAGCTAGAAATTCTTAATTActcccaaattatttttaaaattaaggctaCACTTTTAGCTTATCTTTTTCTGGTCTTGAGTCATATTTTCATTTGTCAAATCAGTGTAGAAGTAGAAGAGACATCTTTTGAGATGAAAGTAGCTTTTGCTCCTTCTTCTAAAGTACCTAAAATACTTGTTAAACTTGAGGAATTGTTTTGCATTGAAGACATAGTAAAGTTTGAATGATACTGAAACAAAGCAGGTAGTAGTAGTACATGTAGTGTTGCAAGATCATTATCCAAACTACCAATTAATTGATCAAAATAGTTATCAAAATTTTTCTACTTCTCTTTTTGATATCTCTTAACTGGTCAGTAAAaacaaagtagtttttaaaagttacctGATGCTATCAGTTTGTTTTATTTGGTATAAATTTTAAGAATGGAAAGTGTAGAATTATTAATATGGGAGCCTCTAAAATGTTTTAGGAATCTAGAAACATTTGCCAAGTCTTTCTTGGCTATTTATTAGACCTGTATTTGCCTCAttgattataaataaatgtttatatgtgTAGTActtaaaagaaagtataaaaggtcaatttaaactaaaatttctttagagagctcTGAATTTTCATAAATGATGACAGCTTTTTAtgcttgatttgtttttgttaaatgtTAATAAGAaagtttttacaaatatataaatttaaaaaaataactgctcAACATTTTAGAAAGAACTTAGGGGAATTGAAAGTGAGATTTCTTGGAAACTAAGTTAGTTGAACTCTTTGAACCAGTTTATGGCCTGTGAGATTATTAGCCTTTTGTTTCAGTTTTGAAAGATGAAAATGATTTAATCTCTTAATCTCATGCTTTGATTAAATTTTAGCTCTGTTTCTTAAAGTGTACAAAAGAAATGTAAGTGCATTTCTATTCACCTCATGCCACTAAAAGCTATTTAAAACTGAAACTTTTTGTATATTAATGTAaattgatttgtttatttaaatttttattttaatatttttttcttacagattTTACATATTTTGTGTCACAATATGCAATCTTACATTTTTCAgtgtttattttatgaatattataagctaatttttttctagaatgaCTGTGTAATATTTGTATTATGTGATCATTtgaaaactaataaatattttctccttgaaAAAAATGCACTTACGATAAATGGCTTATTTTTGTTTCAGGAGTAGAAATTGAAAACTACAACagtatttttaagtgtattttaattttatgtgtctttctctaagtatttcttaatatatatccTACCCTTTGTATGTTAACCTTTTTTGAGAAAACAGTTTTTAAACTGTTAAAATGATTATCAGGTCACCCAGTGCCAAATTTATGAAAATAGGTGATCAATTTAGTCAGTTTTTGCATTTTCATGATTGGCTTCATCTTAGCTTTGTTTCAAGAATTGGATTTTTTAGATGCCATTTTTAATGTCAGTTTTGCAAACTAGGAAAACTCTtgagtcaaaattatacatattagGAGTAATATGGTTAAATCTTCTAAAAGCAAAATTGATCAAAATATAACATCTTACAAAATAGCATGCAAAAGACAGCTCCTATACAcagaaaaacacatttgaaaataatggCTGATTGGAGACTACTTAATTTATAAGAGCTGTTAACAGGAAACgaaaaatgttctatattttagtgttCTGCTTGAGCAaaaaattatagaaggtaaaataTTAAGAGTCTCTTGCTTTTTTAACCTGATAGGATACAAATTGGTTTTAATGATTCTGGTTTTTATAGCTCCCTAAACTTAATTGAAGCCCCTGGAACAATTTACCTTTTCTAAAAAATGCAGAGTGTGCTAGAAGCAAGAcgatttttcttttgatttgaaGAAAACTTTATAAGAAGTGGACTCcaaagcttaaaaataaacattatgatGGGGTGGGTCCTTGGcaagaaataaaagttaaattaatGACAACTTTTGGATCAAATGAAGTAATTTGGCTTCTCAAAGAAATTATactctaaaaaaaattagaaattgaaattataatttagaaTAGCTACTGCATTTggggaggtgggaaaggaagTTAAAATTCTTGGCTTTCTGGTAAGTTTGGAAAAGATGAGTAAGGATTCTGTgaataaaagtttgtttttagagttaaagcaattaaaaaatatacagactaCATTTCAGCGGGAGGCTGTATTTTACTTGAATACaaaaaaattttatgtgtatGAAAGGGTAAGGTATGGGAGGTTAAATAAAAATCTTGCACCAGAAACttcaaacattataaaaataatggtgAAATGAGGGTTTTAAATAAGTTAGTTTTTATTACATGGGCTTTTCCCTACACCATCAGtagctttaaaataaagacattacaGAATGTTGAACATGGGTTACCTTTATATCTTTGAGGTATAAGAACATAAGCTTAATCGATTGGATTAACTGTAGATACAGTTTTGTTCTTTAGTGAGGAAATAGTTTTTTAATAAGTTCtgtcttaaaaatgtatatgacaTAAGCAGTGTGGTTTACAGTTTATTGTAAATATGCGCACAGATCTTATTTTGCTATATTGAAACAATTGAGCAAGATGTCAGTTGCTTAGATGTCCTAAGCaatctcttgctttctttttattcagatattttttatttcccattaAACAGACTTCATATTAATTTAGTTCTAAAATGTGAAAGATTTGTGTTTCCAAAAATATGCACATAGGTGCTCTAAAGTACCTCCCTCCCCAACATGTACATCTAAGGTAATTAGGTTACTGCGGTAAAAATGTTAGGGAACTTTGAAGTATGCATCGGAGTTTTCAGGAATTATGACCAAAGGGATCTCTACTCCAGAGGTAAGGTATGGCATAGGTagaaaaatgttcaaaatgtGTTCAATATAATGCCTGATGATAAAGTGAACTATAACAGATATCTTTGGATTTTCAGAAAtacagaattagaaaaataattttccctagTGATCtctcccagagaagagagatggatAAACCACAAATTTGTTTTTGTATGATTTTGGAGTACATTTCGAAACATATATCCACAGATATTCTACCCTTTGTGTTCTTGACCTCATTTATTCCAGGGCATCTCCTCCTATCCTTGCTCTCTTAGTGTTTATGATCCATATTTAACTTAGTATTTCTTAGactctgaacatttttaaaatattgtacttTTCATGGAAAGTTGAGTACGTATTCCATGAAATTATTGCCTGgcttcagttttgctgtgaatacctatttttattaaatgatgcCTAGAACTTAGAAAACAATAGCTGCACTAATTTTTACTTTGGTTTGAGAAATTcaagttttataaatattcccTTAAACACTGTAACTCAGGGGGATCTTTATACTATGGGTTaagaaataacattatttttaaaaaaagaaataatattagtGGATAAAATCATTCAGAGAAGAAAGATATACTATTATTCTTTAAGGAATATTAAGTAATTCAATAAGTCAAGTGTTAGTATATTTAGTATATctagaaacaaaggaaaatgcaGTATTCAGTCCAGTTAAGCtataaaaattattagtttttatcTAGATTAAATTACTAATTTACTCAGTAGATGGTAACATGCTAAACACAATGACCTTCCATCctatcttttaattctttttataagaacaccagCTCCTGGACATGTGCTTTTAGTAAAAATAGTTGGCTATGCTATATGCTGTCTCTTCTACCTTTGTCTTAGGTAGAGCAAATGGTGATGATCTGAACTACTAGGAGAACTCACTACTTAATAAGGTAGCTGGTTCCATGTTCAGAATGGTATAATGTTAAGAAGTTGATCCAGAACTTACTTCTgcgtcattttttaatttgaaaattacttTAGAAATAACCTAGTTTAGCACCCTCATTTTATATAAAAGATAACTGATATCCAGGAATATCACATATATTTCTAATATCACATAATTGATAAAATGTCCGGAGGGCTCAAGTCTCTTGACTGCAAGCTCAGAGATCTGTACTTGCCTGTGCTTTACCCCCTTCGCATGTAGATTCTACTTCTGGAAAACACTGAGCAAGTCTGATTTTTTCAAATATGACAGCCTACAGGACTTTTAACATGACAGTGTTATATCTCAATTCCAAGCCCAGTTGTTTTTTTCTACATATTAAGcacctatattttcttccttttttggtttttaaaatgaaatcgtGTATATAGAGTTGTTTTCATAAAGATAACACTAATCAAAAGCTATACAACATTAACAGCAAATTCAAATGCAAACAAAGAATTCCATTTCATCAAGCATCAGAAAGCACGAGTCTTTTAGTCCTTTTCTTGTACATTATTCTGTATCTACATTCTCTGCATCTGATTGGATCCCtggattttatttcacttttctgcATGACATTCTCCACAGAGAGATATATCATTGGCTGCTGCTTTGGGGGTTGGGTATCATTCTGGGTGTCCATTGTCAGTCCATAGCACCCAAGCACCTATATTCTCTCGCTCTTGTTCATGTGGTATAGTTTTGTGATCTCTGAACATCAGTTTATCATTGTTTTCCTTAATATGTGACACTAAATCAAGATAGTACAGGTGTGCTCCTGTGTTTGACTTTGGAATACCACTTTGTTTGTCCTTACATATTTACCCATGAAGGTGCTTAATTTTATGCATGTTGAGATTCTGTTGAGTAAAAGAGTTATATAGTGGTatgcaaaatattttgtttttctgaagatTAGGCAAGTAGTATGTTTATAGAAAGGCTAATATTCACAGTTTAgtggaaaagaaaattaactcaaattaaTGGCGAAGATCCTGAGAagtcatagtaaaaaaaaaagtacaatctccgtttcagttatttttatttgctgaattCTGACGCAAATAACCATAAGTTCCGTATTAAATGAGCTTTGtaatatataatgttattttttccccGTTTTTTGCTAATTTAAGGGTAACCAGGCCCATTGGAACTAAACTATTGACATATGATTGACATTGAGAAGAAAATGAACTTGTATTTACTAacaattaaaatgagaaatgaaaggcaGTGCTTTAGTAGAAAAGTATCGAATCTATACCAAACAGCAGAAGATGACAAAGGGAAATAGTCCTAGAAGCCTTAGGTTGGGGCCTAAGTTTTAATGCAAGCATAGTTTTATCTTGCCCCTTGAAATATAGCGCAAGTACTCTGCTATAGCAATGGTGTTTTGGTAtaacaacattttttaattttattttaagaaaaatgattttaaatataatgttacatgcaataaacattaatatttcaagaaaaaagattttaaatataatattaccaaaactgtactaacatagtataatgtTACAAgaattgtaggaaatattaaaaatctataaacagcattttaaattaccagttaaatatttaacttttttctcccaaattttaaattgaattctaGGAAGACACGagttttttatttaatagttGTGTGTACCTCTTAAGGGTACAAGTACCcttgtttgagaaacactggtttgATATGTAGAGAATATTCTACTTTACCTGAATTAGAAAGAATTTTAGGGTAAATGAgtgagaaagaaaggaatagaTACTTAACATGCCTACTCTGTATACCTTTGGCTAggtgctttacaaatattttacctAATTAATCTAGTTGACCTGTGAGAAaggtaatttttctattttacatgtGAAGATCCTGAAGCTCAGGAGTCACAAAAACTGCCCAAGGGCATATAATCAGTAAGAAACAAAGATGGCATTCGAAAGATCtgtcaaaattaaaagaattctCTTGTACCACTGATTACCAAACATCTTTGCCCCAAAGAATGCATACCCTTATGAAAATTTCATGTAGAACCTCAGTGTTGAGAGTAGATAAAAGGGATATTTTACTTAGTATGCATTTCTtgattgacttttaaaaagttttagtttTACGGAAAAATAGac
The sequence above is a segment of the Eptesicus fuscus isolate TK198812 chromosome 8, DD_ASM_mEF_20220401, whole genome shotgun sequence genome. Coding sequences within it:
- the LOC103289663 gene encoding DNA-directed RNA polymerases I, II, and III subunit RPABC4-like is translated as MDTQNDTQPPKQQPMIYLSVENVMQKSEIKSRDPIRCRECRYRIMYKKRTKRLVLSDA